A genomic window from Gymnodinialimonas ceratoperidinii includes:
- a CDS encoding MarR family winged helix-turn-helix transcriptional regulator, which yields MSATDEQLRALVGYNIKRANSGIFAGVEGTLAPFGLRRTTYSALSVIAENAEIRQSDLAAVLAIERPNLVQILDELQSAGLISRARDENDRRVYLLAATPDGIERVAAASESLRAYDDRLTKGMSPDERAALIAALRRIEDNGPEAWEGRNVEQVSTP from the coding sequence ATGAGCGCGACCGACGAGCAGCTCCGCGCGCTGGTGGGCTACAACATCAAGCGCGCGAACTCCGGCATCTTCGCCGGGGTCGAGGGCACGCTGGCGCCTTTCGGGCTGCGGCGCACGACCTATTCGGCGCTGTCGGTCATCGCCGAGAATGCCGAGATCCGGCAGTCGGACCTTGCGGCGGTGCTGGCCATCGAGCGGCCGAACCTCGTGCAGATCCTCGATGAATTGCAGAGCGCGGGGCTGATTTCGCGGGCGCGCGACGAGAACGACAGGCGCGTCTACCTGCTGGCGGCCACGCCCGACGGGATCGAGCGGGTGGCGGCGGCGAGCGAGAGCCTGCGCGCCTATGACGACAGATTGACGAAGGGCATGTCCCCCGACGAGCGCGCGGCCCTCATCGCCGCCCTGCGCCGCATCGAGGACAATGGACCCGAGGCTTGGGAGGGCCGGAACGTTGAACAAGTATCAACCCCATGA
- a CDS encoding crotonase/enoyl-CoA hydratase family protein, producing MSLDIAIEGRVATLTLKRPDKRNAMNDALLAELSGFCDSPPEGVRVAILTGAGDHFCAGLDLAEQHDRDAAEGLAHSRGWHRALERVQFGGLPIVTAMRGAVIGGGMEVATACHVRVAGPDVRFQLPEGKRGFFVGGGATVRVGRIIGPDRLTEMMLTGRTYGAEEGLALGLCHYVTDDPLAKARELAEQIASNARMSNYFAIHGVSKINSMAPEEGFFTEALCTAMAQTSPDAKEGFRAFLDKRAPEFK from the coding sequence ATGAGCCTCGACATCGCCATCGAGGGCCGCGTCGCGACGCTGACCCTGAAACGCCCCGACAAGCGCAACGCGATGAACGACGCGTTGCTGGCTGAACTCTCCGGCTTCTGCGACAGCCCGCCTGAGGGCGTGCGGGTCGCGATCCTCACCGGCGCGGGGGACCACTTCTGCGCCGGTCTCGACCTGGCCGAGCAGCATGACCGCGACGCCGCCGAAGGGCTGGCCCATTCGCGGGGCTGGCACCGGGCGCTGGAGCGGGTGCAATTCGGCGGCCTGCCGATCGTCACCGCCATGCGCGGCGCGGTGATCGGCGGCGGGATGGAGGTGGCCACGGCCTGCCACGTGCGCGTGGCGGGGCCGGATGTGCGGTTCCAACTGCCCGAGGGCAAGCGCGGCTTCTTCGTCGGCGGCGGGGCCACGGTGCGTGTGGGCCGCATCATCGGCCCGGATCGCCTGACCGAGATGATGCTGACCGGCCGGACCTATGGCGCGGAGGAAGGGCTGGCGCTCGGCCTTTGCCACTACGTCACGGACGACCCGCTGGCCAAGGCGCGCGAGCTGGCAGAGCAGATCGCCTCGAACGCGCGGATGTCGAACTACTTCGCGATCCACGGGGTGTCGAAGATCAACTCGATGGCGCCCGAGGAAGGGTTCTTCACCGAGGCGCTCTGCACCGCCATGGCGCAGACCTCGCCCGATGCGAAGGAGGGCTTCCGCGCCTTCCTCGACAAGCGTGCGCCGGAATTCAAATGA
- a CDS encoding SDR family NAD(P)-dependent oxidoreductase yields the protein MQLDGQGAIVTGGASGLGEATARYLAAQGCQVAVLDFNGDRARDVAADIGGYSQQCDVTDAEQAATAVTSAMARFGQAPRICVNCAGIGHAARIVGREGKTSLDLFRKVIEVNLIGTYNVMTYAVQAMMDLPPLDDGERGVVINTASAAYQDGQVGQSAYAASKGAIASMCLPLARELARPGIRVNAIAPGLFNTPMMESLPEETTAAIVANVPFPARLGHPAEFGQLVASIVENPYLNGEVIRLDGATRLPPK from the coding sequence ATGCAACTAGACGGACAAGGTGCGATCGTGACCGGCGGGGCCTCGGGCCTCGGCGAGGCGACCGCGCGCTACCTCGCGGCGCAGGGCTGCCAGGTGGCGGTACTCGATTTCAACGGCGACCGGGCGCGCGACGTGGCCGCAGATATCGGCGGTTACTCTCAGCAATGCGACGTGACCGACGCCGAGCAGGCCGCCACCGCCGTGACCAGCGCAATGGCCCGCTTCGGGCAGGCGCCGCGCATCTGCGTGAACTGCGCCGGCATCGGCCACGCGGCGCGGATCGTGGGGCGCGAGGGCAAGACCTCGCTCGACCTGTTCCGCAAGGTGATCGAGGTGAACCTGATCGGCACCTACAACGTGATGACCTATGCGGTGCAGGCGATGATGGACCTGCCGCCGCTCGACGACGGTGAGCGCGGCGTGGTGATCAACACCGCCTCCGCCGCCTATCAGGACGGACAGGTAGGGCAGTCGGCCTATGCCGCGAGCAAGGGCGCCATCGCCTCCATGTGCCTGCCGCTGGCGCGCGAACTGGCGCGGCCCGGCATCCGGGTGAACGCCATCGCGCCGGGGCTGTTCAACACCCCGATGATGGAGAGCCTGCCCGAGGAAACCACCGCCGCCATCGTCGCCAATGTGCCGTTCCCCGCGCGCCTCGGCCATCCGGCGGAGTTCGGGCAGCTGGTCGCCTCGATCGTCGAAAATCCCTACCTGAACGGCGAGGTCATCCGCCTTGACGGCGCAACACGGTTGCCGCCGAAATGA